A genomic window from Microbacterium sp. H1-D42 includes:
- a CDS encoding YHS domain-containing protein, with translation MNEETQAASSCCSTAPAGPIADGRQNLLAGADDMTTCPVMVGSPVNKKVAEAAGLFRDHDGQRYYFCCAGCGPAFDSDPAKYAANVA, from the coding sequence ATGAACGAAGAGACCCAGGCCGCCTCCAGCTGTTGCAGCACCGCACCGGCAGGCCCCATCGCAGACGGGCGCCAGAACCTGCTGGCCGGCGCCGACGACATGACCACCTGCCCCGTGATGGTCGGAAGCCCGGTGAACAAGAAGGTCGCCGAGGCGGCCGGACTGTTCCGCGACCACGACGGCCAGCGCTACTACTTCTGCTGCGCAGGCTGCGGACCCGCCTTCGACTCCGACCCCGCAAAGTACGCCGCCAACGTGGCATGA
- a CDS encoding heavy metal translocating P-type ATPase yields MSTSAPAADGTGIELVIGGMTCASCANRIERKLNKIDGVTATVNYATEKAKVTVPEGYDPTLLIAEVEKTGYSATLPKPDRPRTAGADSDDTADGDADPELTTLRQRLIGSIVLTVPVIAMAMIPALQFTYWQWASLALAAPVIVWGAWPFHKAAWTNLRHGTATMDTLISMGTSVALLWSVYALFFGTAGTPGMTHPFEFTIAPSDGAANIYLEVGAGVTMFILAGRYFEKRSKRQAGAALRALLELGAKEVAVLRRSAGSGTQIETKIPIDELGVGDEFIVRPGEKIATDGVIVSGTSAVDASMLTGESVPVEVSEGDSVAGATVNAGGRLVVRATRVGADTQLAQMAKLVEDAQTGKAEVQRLADRISGVFVPIVIVIAVVALGAWLGAGFPVAAAFTAAVAVLVIACPCALGLATPTALLVGTGRGAQMGILIKGPEVLESTRRVDTVVLDKTGTVTSGRMTLVDVITEPGVDRAELLRYAGALEDASEHPIAQAIAKGATQEVGELPPLEDFANIEGKGVQGMIGGVPVVVGRESLLADWSQHLSREVASAKARAEGEGKTVVAIGWDGRARGVLVVADTVKPTSAEAIAQLKQIGLTPVLLTGDNEAVARQIATEVGIETVYAEVLPQEKVDVVTRLQMEGKVVAMVGDGVNDAPALAQADLGLAMGTGTDVAIEAADITLVRGDLRSAVDAIRLSRKTLGTIKTNLFWAFAYNVAAIPVAALGMLNPMLAGAAMAFSSVFVVGNSLRLRGFRSVAGK; encoded by the coding sequence ATGAGCACATCCGCGCCTGCTGCCGATGGCACAGGAATCGAACTGGTGATCGGCGGAATGACCTGCGCCTCGTGCGCGAACCGCATCGAGCGCAAGCTCAACAAGATCGACGGCGTGACGGCCACCGTGAACTACGCCACCGAGAAGGCCAAGGTCACCGTGCCTGAAGGGTACGACCCGACGCTGCTGATCGCCGAGGTCGAGAAGACCGGCTACAGCGCGACGCTGCCGAAGCCCGACCGCCCTCGCACGGCCGGTGCAGACTCGGACGACACCGCCGACGGCGATGCCGACCCCGAACTGACGACGCTGCGCCAGCGGCTGATCGGATCGATCGTGCTCACGGTGCCCGTGATCGCGATGGCGATGATCCCCGCACTGCAGTTCACCTACTGGCAGTGGGCCTCGCTCGCCCTGGCTGCCCCGGTGATCGTGTGGGGTGCCTGGCCGTTCCACAAGGCGGCCTGGACGAACCTCAGGCACGGCACCGCCACGATGGACACCCTGATCTCGATGGGCACCTCTGTTGCGCTGCTCTGGTCGGTGTACGCGCTGTTCTTCGGAACCGCCGGCACTCCGGGCATGACGCACCCGTTCGAGTTCACCATCGCGCCGTCCGACGGCGCCGCCAACATCTACCTCGAGGTCGGCGCCGGCGTGACGATGTTCATCCTCGCCGGCCGCTACTTCGAGAAGCGGTCGAAGCGACAGGCCGGAGCCGCACTGCGCGCCCTTCTCGAACTGGGTGCCAAAGAGGTCGCTGTGCTGCGCCGTTCGGCGGGCTCAGGGACCCAGATCGAGACGAAGATCCCCATCGATGAGCTCGGCGTCGGCGACGAGTTCATCGTGCGCCCCGGCGAGAAGATCGCCACGGACGGGGTGATCGTCTCAGGCACCTCGGCGGTGGACGCCTCGATGCTCACCGGCGAATCCGTGCCCGTTGAAGTCAGTGAGGGAGACAGCGTCGCGGGCGCGACGGTGAACGCCGGCGGACGCCTGGTCGTGCGCGCCACACGAGTGGGCGCCGACACGCAGCTCGCGCAGATGGCGAAGCTGGTCGAGGACGCGCAGACGGGCAAGGCCGAGGTGCAGCGCCTGGCCGACCGGATCTCAGGCGTGTTCGTCCCGATCGTGATCGTCATCGCCGTCGTGGCCCTCGGCGCCTGGCTCGGCGCCGGATTCCCCGTGGCGGCGGCCTTCACCGCAGCGGTGGCCGTGCTCGTGATCGCCTGCCCGTGCGCGCTGGGTCTCGCCACGCCGACGGCTCTGCTGGTCGGCACCGGTCGCGGCGCCCAGATGGGCATCCTCATCAAGGGACCCGAGGTGCTCGAGTCCACCCGGCGGGTCGACACCGTGGTGCTCGACAAGACCGGCACCGTCACCTCGGGGCGGATGACGCTCGTCGACGTGATCACCGAGCCGGGCGTCGACAGGGCCGAGCTGCTGCGCTACGCCGGTGCGCTGGAGGATGCCTCCGAGCACCCGATCGCGCAGGCCATCGCCAAGGGTGCCACCCAGGAGGTCGGAGAACTGCCCCCGCTGGAGGACTTCGCCAACATCGAGGGCAAGGGCGTGCAGGGCATGATCGGCGGCGTGCCCGTCGTCGTCGGGCGCGAGTCGCTGCTCGCCGACTGGTCGCAGCACCTGTCGCGCGAGGTGGCCTCGGCCAAGGCGCGTGCCGAGGGCGAGGGCAAGACCGTCGTCGCCATCGGCTGGGACGGACGGGCCCGCGGCGTCCTCGTCGTGGCCGACACGGTCAAGCCCACCAGCGCCGAAGCGATCGCGCAGCTCAAGCAGATCGGCCTCACTCCGGTGCTGCTGACCGGCGACAACGAGGCGGTCGCTCGCCAGATCGCCACCGAGGTGGGCATCGAGACCGTCTACGCCGAGGTGCTGCCTCAGGAGAAGGTCGATGTGGTCACCCGGCTGCAGATGGAGGGGAAGGTCGTCGCGATGGTCGGCGACGGCGTCAACGACGCCCCCGCACTCGCCCAGGCCGATCTGGGTCTGGCGATGGGCACCGGCACCGACGTCGCGATCGAGGCCGCCGACATCACCCTCGTGCGCGGCGACCTGCGCAGCGCGGTGGATGCCATCCGCCTCTCCCGCAAGACGCTCGGCACGATCAAGACCAACCTGTTCTGGGCCTTCGCCTACAACGTGGCGGCGATCCCCGTCGCCGCGCTCGGCATGCTCAACCCCATGCTCGCAGGCGCGGCGATGGCGTTCTCCAGCGTCTTCGTCGTCGGCAACAGCCTTCGCCTGCGCGGATTCCGCAGCGTCGCCGGAAAGTGA
- a CDS encoding universal stress protein: MTTPKLLIAYDGSPNAKSAVQAAADLFPGADAVMFYARQPMESFAAHLQGHPALEELSGLDAAALDASERIAAEGAEIARAAGLDAEALVSSTMATASEAIVEVAEELDVTLIVLGSRGMRGLKATLLGSTSTNVLHHATRPTVVIPSDAVAQARSQSRALLPPLDENGRDR, encoded by the coding sequence ATGACGACTCCGAAGCTTCTGATCGCTTATGACGGTTCGCCCAACGCGAAGAGCGCCGTCCAGGCCGCCGCGGACCTGTTCCCCGGGGCCGACGCCGTGATGTTCTATGCGCGACAGCCGATGGAGAGCTTTGCCGCGCACCTGCAGGGGCATCCCGCGCTCGAGGAGCTGAGCGGGCTGGACGCCGCAGCGCTCGACGCCTCGGAGCGGATCGCCGCCGAGGGCGCCGAGATCGCCCGCGCTGCGGGCCTGGATGCCGAGGCCCTCGTCTCGTCGACCATGGCAACGGCCTCTGAGGCGATCGTCGAGGTCGCCGAGGAACTCGACGTCACTCTCATCGTGCTCGGCTCCCGCGGCATGCGCGGACTCAAGGCCACTCTGCTGGGCAGCACCTCGACGAACGTGCTCCACCACGCCACCCGCCCCACCGTCGTCATCCCCTCGGATGCCGTCGCGCAGGCGCGCTCGCAGAGCCGCGCGCTGCTGCCACCCCTCGACGAGAACGGTCGCGACCGATGA
- a CDS encoding beta-N-acetylhexosaminidase, with amino-acid sequence MTARGGRPGGIDLDNIRERGALRGSRHPASDARIRSAPGGGGVLLSEKLASEGRVRVYRGAAVFDGTGAPRFTADVAIEGARIVGIRRQGDPDDLTLPAGAVEVDATGLALAPGFVAAAPDAQPTVTTALTAPDGNGPAAVANVFRADSAETRTPSGRPRTLEEAVRMLTSAPAERLGLDLGDAPRGVLREGAIADLLLFDPSVVDAGALLAVHPHEVLVAGIAVVADGAPTGAEPGRMLTAQPPAHLATVPWIEHDIDPEAEPFELRANTPVIAADGLAGIAAQLRGWLGVSIHSVGQPAITLGLDRSLDGAEAFRITVTAAGVEITGATPEGVFRGAVTLRQLCTSENAIGSVISAGTWSGEPAFGWRGVMLDVARHFRPADDVRRLIDLLAAHHLNVLHLHLTDDQGWRFEVPGYPRLTEIGAVRTATQLGHGPDATVQPGRHEGFYSASDLRDLVAYAAERFVTLVPEVELPGHVQAALAAYPDLGNTDVSEPAVGPWDRFGINHRTLAPTDAALTFGFAAIDALCDAFDSEWIGIGGDEVSIKEWATSAAAQDRMLQLGLTSARDVQPWFTRAFVAHVRSRGRTALAWDEVLEGEVPEGVRLLAWRGPVAMAEALRRGIPVIACPDLEAYLDYPQADSVDEPIRVGPPLPLERAYTLRVPDGAVGGQANVWTEHLPTRDRVDFAMFPRLAAIAERLWLGGEPAPFDDFAGRLPVHLRRLAAAGVQYRPLDGPRPDQRRPGVPGKHLTLAQRTAIVDELVAGLRG; translated from the coding sequence ATGACCGCCCGGGGCGGACGACCCGGTGGGATCGACCTGGACAACATCCGAGAAAGGGGAGCACTCCGTGGCTCTCGTCACCCCGCATCCGACGCCCGCATCCGATCTGCACCTGGAGGTGGCGGCGTGCTGCTGAGCGAGAAGCTCGCGAGCGAAGGGCGGGTGCGCGTGTATCGCGGTGCCGCTGTGTTCGATGGCACTGGCGCTCCGCGGTTCACCGCTGACGTCGCGATCGAGGGAGCGCGGATCGTCGGCATCCGACGTCAGGGCGACCCCGATGACCTCACCCTGCCCGCCGGCGCCGTCGAGGTCGACGCGACGGGCCTGGCTCTCGCGCCCGGCTTCGTCGCCGCGGCACCCGACGCGCAGCCGACCGTCACCACCGCGCTGACGGCGCCGGATGGCAACGGACCGGCGGCCGTCGCGAACGTGTTCCGCGCCGATTCTGCCGAGACGCGCACACCGAGCGGCCGGCCCCGCACGCTCGAGGAGGCGGTGCGGATGCTGACGAGCGCCCCCGCAGAGCGCCTGGGACTCGATCTGGGCGACGCGCCGCGAGGCGTGCTCCGCGAGGGAGCCATCGCCGATCTGTTGCTCTTCGATCCGAGCGTCGTCGATGCCGGCGCACTGCTCGCCGTCCACCCCCACGAGGTGCTCGTCGCCGGCATCGCGGTGGTCGCCGACGGGGCGCCCACCGGCGCGGAACCGGGTCGGATGCTGACCGCGCAGCCCCCCGCGCACCTGGCCACCGTGCCGTGGATCGAGCACGACATCGACCCGGAAGCCGAGCCCTTCGAGCTGCGGGCGAACACTCCCGTGATCGCCGCCGACGGGCTGGCCGGCATCGCGGCTCAGCTGCGCGGGTGGCTCGGCGTCAGCATCCACTCCGTCGGGCAGCCGGCGATCACTCTGGGTCTTGACCGATCGCTCGACGGCGCGGAGGCGTTCCGCATCACTGTCACCGCGGCTGGCGTCGAGATCACCGGGGCGACGCCGGAGGGCGTCTTCCGCGGCGCCGTGACACTGCGTCAGCTGTGCACGTCCGAGAACGCGATCGGCAGCGTCATTTCGGCCGGCACCTGGTCGGGGGAGCCGGCGTTCGGCTGGCGCGGCGTGATGCTCGATGTGGCCAGGCACTTCCGCCCGGCGGACGACGTGCGCAGGCTGATCGACCTGCTCGCCGCCCATCACCTGAACGTGCTGCACCTGCATCTCACCGACGACCAGGGCTGGCGGTTCGAGGTGCCTGGGTATCCGCGGCTGACCGAGATCGGCGCCGTGCGCACGGCGACGCAGCTCGGACACGGACCGGATGCCACGGTGCAGCCCGGGCGCCATGAGGGGTTCTATTCAGCATCCGACCTGCGTGATCTCGTCGCCTACGCGGCCGAGCGATTCGTCACCCTGGTGCCCGAGGTCGAGCTGCCGGGGCACGTGCAGGCCGCGTTGGCCGCGTATCCCGACCTCGGCAACACCGATGTGTCCGAGCCTGCCGTGGGCCCGTGGGACCGGTTCGGCATCAACCACCGCACGCTCGCTCCGACAGACGCGGCGCTGACCTTCGGCTTCGCCGCGATCGACGCGCTGTGCGACGCCTTCGACTCGGAGTGGATCGGCATCGGCGGCGACGAGGTGTCGATCAAGGAGTGGGCGACGAGCGCCGCCGCGCAGGATCGGATGCTGCAGCTCGGACTGACCTCGGCGCGAGACGTGCAGCCGTGGTTCACCCGCGCTTTCGTCGCTCATGTGCGCTCGCGCGGGCGGACGGCGCTGGCGTGGGACGAGGTGCTCGAGGGCGAGGTGCCCGAGGGCGTGCGACTGCTGGCCTGGCGGGGGCCGGTCGCGATGGCGGAGGCGCTGCGCCGTGGCATTCCCGTCATCGCCTGCCCTGACCTCGAGGCGTACCTCGACTATCCGCAGGCGGACTCGGTCGATGAGCCGATCCGCGTCGGTCCGCCGCTGCCGCTCGAGCGCGCCTACACGCTGCGCGTGCCCGACGGCGCCGTCGGCGGGCAGGCGAACGTGTGGACCGAGCATCTGCCGACCAGGGACCGCGTGGACTTCGCGATGTTCCCGCGGCTGGCGGCGATCGCCGAGCGGCTGTGGCTCGGGGGAGAACCCGCGCCGTTCGACGACTTCGCTGGGCGACTGCCCGTGCACCTTCGGCGTCTCGCGGCGGCCGGTGTGCAGTACCGTCCGCTGGACGGACCGCGTCCCGATCAGCGGCGTCCAGGGGTGCCGGGCAAGCACCTCACGCTGGCGCAGCGCACCGCCATCGTGGATGAGCTGGTCGCCGGGCTGCGGGGCTGA